Proteins from a single region of Chlorocebus sabaeus isolate Y175 chromosome 25, mChlSab1.0.hap1, whole genome shotgun sequence:
- the C25H1orf115 gene encoding required for drug-induced death protein 1, giving the protein MTVGARLRSKAESSLLRRGPRGRGRTERDEEAAAILEHLEYADEAEAAAESGANAAVERGPGARGARRVHFAHLPERYELLEEPAPSEQPKKRYRRKLKKYGKNVGKVIIKGCRYVVIGLQGFAAAYSAPFAVATSVVSFVR; this is encoded by the exons ATGACGGTGGGAGCTAGGCTCCGAAGCAAGGCGGAGAGCAGCCTCCTGCGCCGCGGGCCCCGAGGGCGAGGGAGGACCGAGAGGGACGAGGAGGCGGCCGCCATCCTGGAGCACCTGGAGTACGCCGACGAGGCGGAGGCGGCGGCCGAGAGCGGGGCGAACGCGGCGGTCGAGCGGGGCCCCGGGGCCCGGGGCGCGCGGAGGGTGCACTTCGCACACCTGCCCGAGCGCTACGAGCTCCTGGAGGAGCCGGCGCCGAGCGAGCAGCCCAAGAAGCGGTACCGGCGGAAGCTGAAGAAGTACGGCAAG AATGTCGGGAAGGTCATCATCAAAGGATGCCGCTACGTGGTCATCGGCCTGCAAGGCTTCGCTGCAGCCTACTCCGCCCCGTTTGCGGTAGCCACCAGCGTGGTATCCTTTGTGCGCTAA